A section of the Eublepharis macularius isolate TG4126 chromosome 1, MPM_Emac_v1.0, whole genome shotgun sequence genome encodes:
- the SLC25A15 gene encoding mitochondrial ornithine transporter 1, giving the protein MKTNPVIQAAIDLTAGAVGGTACVVTGQPFDTAKVKMQTFPNMYQGLVDCFVKTYKQVGFRGFYKGTTPALVANIAENAVLFMCYGFCQKIVRKIVGLDRNAQLSDLQNAAAGSFASVFATLVLCPTELVKCRLQAMHEMKLSGKILQGHNTVWAVVKSVIQRDGPLGFYRGLSSTLLREIPGYFLFFGGYELSRSFFAFGRPKEELGPVALMFSGGFGGVCLWTAVYPIDCIKSRIQVLSMAGKQAGFMGTFATVFQNEGVFALYSGLKPTLIRAFPANGALFLAYEYSRKLMMNQFDAY; this is encoded by the exons ATGAAGACAAATCCAGTTATTCAAGCTGCTATTGACCTCACTGCTGGTGCTGTAG GGGGAACAGCCTGTGTGGTAACTGGTCAGCCATTTGACACCGCAAAGGTGAAAATGCAGACATTCCCTAACATGTACCAAGGACTTGTGGACTGCTTTGTGAAGACTTACAAGCAAGTAGGATTTCGGGGGTTCTACAAGGGGACCACCCCAGCTCTTGTTGCAAACATAGCCGAAAACGCCGTGCTCTTCATGTGTTACGGCTTTTGCCAAAAAATTGTGAGGAAAATTGTGGGACTGGACAGGAATGCACAACTGAG TGACCTTCAAAATGCCGCTGCTGGTtcctttgcttctgtctttgccACCTTGGTCCTTTGTCCCACAGAGCTTGTGAAGTGCCGCCTGCAGGCCATGCACGAAATGAAGTTGTCGGGGAAGATCCTACAAGGGCACAA TACAGTTTGGGCAGTAGTGAAAAGTGTTATACAGAGGGATGGTCCCCTTGGATTTTACCGTGGTCTCTCCAGCACTTTGCTACGAGAAATTCCTGGCTATTTTTTATTCTTCGGAGGCTATGAACTGAGCCGGTCATTTTTTGCTTTTGGGAGACCAAAAGAGGAGCTAG GTCCTGTCGCACTGATGTTCAGTGGTGGCTTCGGGGGTGTCTGCTTGTGGACGGCGGTGTACCCAATCGATTGCATCAAATCTAGAATCCAGGTGCTTTCTATGGCCGGAAAACAAGCAGGCTTCATGGGAACGTTTGCAACTGTATTCCAAAACGAAG GTGTGTTTGCCTTATACTCCGGCCTGAAGCCTACTCTGATCCGTGCATTCCCAGCCAACGGTGCTCTGTTCCTTGCTTACGAGTACAGCCGGAAGCTGATGATGAACCAGTTTGATGCATACTAA